Proteins co-encoded in one Deltaproteobacteria bacterium genomic window:
- a CDS encoding PIN domain-containing protein: protein MRRKMRVYLDTSAISALFDERNPERKSLTEAFFAEIGNFETFISEITVAEIERTPDMELRSKMKDAVSRFSVFSLTDDVEWIASEYIRHGTVPEGYSEDAYHIAIAVINELDYLLSWNFKHIVRRKTRDIVRMVNTLNNLRQIEIITPAELL, encoded by the coding sequence ATGAGAAGAAAAATGAGAGTATATCTGGACACTTCGGCAATTTCAGCGCTATTTGATGAAAGGAATCCAGAGAGGAAATCACTCACAGAAGCTTTTTTCGCGGAAATAGGAAATTTTGAGACTTTCATCTCCGAAATTACGGTTGCTGAGATTGAACGTACTCCCGACATGGAACTCCGAAGTAAAATGAAAGATGCAGTATCACGATTTTCGGTGTTCTCTTTAACCGATGACGTTGAATGGATAGCGAGCGAGTATATTCGCCATGGTACGGTTCCTGAAGGTTACTCTGAGGATGCCTACCATATTGCCATTGCTGTTATAAACGAGCTAGACTATCTTTTGAGTTGGAACTTCAAACACATAGTGAGGAGGAAAACGAGAGACATAGTGAGGATGGTAAATACTTTAAATAACTTGAGACAAATAGAAATTATAACACCTGCGGAATTGCTATAG